A region from the Brachyspira hampsonii genome encodes:
- a CDS encoding response regulator: MINTEELIYDDDDMLSPIDAAKIVGVSRTTVNYWVRHYGLKADVTPGKRYKIRYADLKAFLAFNNKEKRIKLKRKQSKYKIAIIEPMEITRKNYLEWLKDDYDVTCISNLASPLKELKKISPDVILMDINLSDDKDYFYIIDEIKKEISLRISLIIIITKRYNEDDVVNGLEKGACDYVKKPVGQNELKARIKNAIRFYVDV; this comes from the coding sequence ATGATTAATACTGAAGAGTTAATATACGATGACGATGATATGCTGTCGCCTATAGATGCAGCTAAAATAGTTGGAGTGTCAAGAACTACTGTTAACTATTGGGTTAGACACTATGGGTTAAAAGCGGATGTTACCCCCGGTAAGAGATATAAAATCCGTTATGCCGATTTAAAGGCTTTTCTAGCTTTCAACAATAAAGAGAAAAGAATTAAATTAAAAAGAAAACAGTCAAAATATAAGATTGCTATAATTGAGCCTATGGAAATTACAAGAAAAAATTATCTTGAATGGCTTAAAGATGATTATGATGTTACATGCATATCTAATTTGGCATCGCCTTTAAAAGAGTTAAAAAAGATTTCACCTGATGTAATCTTAATGGATATTAATTTATCAGATGATAAAGATTATTTTTATATAATAGATGAAATCAAAAAAGAAATTTCTTTAAGAATATCATTAATTATTATTATTACAAAGAGATACAATGAAGATGATGTTGTAAATGGTCTTGAAAAAGGTGCATGCGATTATGTAAAAAAGCCTGTAGGTCAAAATGAGTTAAAAGCAAGAATTAAAAATGCTATTAGATTTTATGTTGATGTGTAA
- the lnt gene encoding apolipoprotein N-acyltransferase, whose product MSKSNSYIIGVIILSIISAILLFLAFPPLNLFPMSFIALVPLNIIIFKADKIRYYIISAFLFVLIFFGLLLMWITAFMLKETEAVVSFLTLFTILFLITFLFYFPAMLLSGFLSKKLPDFRFIIIPAVFTFMEYMRNVGYLGFPWGIIGYSQWNFLLFIQAADIFGVLGISFFIYFSNSVIAHYLLFVAEKDIKGKHKYKKPYIPGLIFAVSFLFIIAYGTIKMNLEESNRVLQPKTRIALIQKSFDPNIYWNNIYTGEPYHKNSKGIQGFAEKFLLKPEKFKSEEKPDGVTQNGTISVKRIANLARDASLSKPSLIVYPESVTLDSYGFYINEYRDMFSYGLASNSMHPGVYNTYILYDMIRYTQTYHLLGTTIIKEYTNEDAYNPYKYYNGMEFINDKGNVIGEYSKIKLVPGGESYPFQDNEFLLNTFPFKNIINFMYSQFDKAGANRWDRGKSLTVFNHPNGYTFSGVICFESAFGNFVRRFVYDGAQTLAVITEDAWSYSDESLLQHFYMSVFRAIENRRDIVHNGNSGVTGHISSTGKIISTLPFWKPDYMIANVALNDKITIYTRFGEWFVYLCIISIILFVLSATAKTLMELKEIIKNRFFLKKSVEDESVFAVIPSAKKVDEYINNDNSYDLPSLDDLDDIVSSKNKVHKPDAAEEKKYSNKLDNNKNINRNDVIEHQNKENKKDISNKKIDLFSDSAVNYSKDMADIINNLESYSIFEKDKYTSEISSALTKIIEENDERFSSKDTKKQ is encoded by the coding sequence GTGTCGAAGAGTAACTCATACATAATTGGTGTAATTATATTAAGTATTATTAGTGCTATACTCCTATTTTTGGCGTTTCCCCCGCTTAATTTATTTCCTATGTCTTTTATTGCTTTAGTTCCGCTTAATATTATAATATTTAAAGCGGATAAAATTAGATATTATATAATATCGGCTTTTTTATTTGTATTGATTTTTTTCGGTCTTCTTTTAATGTGGATTACAGCTTTTATGTTAAAAGAAACGGAAGCCGTAGTCTCTTTTTTAACTTTATTTACTATATTATTTTTGATAACATTTTTATTCTATTTTCCGGCTATGCTATTAAGCGGATTTCTTTCTAAGAAATTACCGGATTTTCGATTTATTATTATACCGGCTGTATTTACATTTATGGAATATATGAGAAATGTAGGATATCTTGGATTTCCTTGGGGAATTATAGGATATTCTCAATGGAATTTCTTGTTGTTTATTCAGGCGGCAGATATATTTGGTGTTCTTGGTATTAGTTTTTTTATTTATTTTTCAAATTCGGTAATAGCACATTATTTGCTTTTTGTAGCGGAGAAAGATATAAAAGGAAAACATAAATATAAAAAACCGTATATTCCGGGTTTGATATTTGCAGTTTCATTCTTATTTATTATTGCTTATGGCACTATAAAAATGAATCTTGAAGAATCTAATAGAGTTTTGCAGCCCAAAACTAGAATAGCATTAATACAGAAATCTTTTGACCCTAATATTTATTGGAATAATATATATACAGGAGAGCCTTATCATAAAAATTCTAAAGGAATACAAGGCTTTGCAGAAAAATTTTTATTAAAACCTGAAAAATTTAAAAGTGAAGAAAAACCGGACGGTGTTACGCAAAATGGTACAATCTCTGTAAAAAGAATAGCTAATCTTGCCAGAGATGCATCCCTTTCAAAGCCGTCTTTAATAGTGTATCCTGAATCTGTTACTTTGGATTCTTATGGTTTTTATATAAACGAATATAGGGATATGTTTAGTTATGGCTTGGCTTCTAATTCTATGCATCCCGGAGTATACAATACATATATACTTTATGATATGATTAGATATACTCAAACCTATCATCTGTTAGGTACAACAATAATAAAAGAGTATACTAATGAAGATGCATATAATCCGTATAAATATTATAATGGTATGGAATTTATTAATGATAAAGGTAATGTAATAGGGGAGTATTCTAAAATTAAACTTGTACCCGGCGGGGAATCATATCCTTTTCAAGATAATGAGTTTTTACTTAATACTTTCCCTTTTAAAAATATAATTAATTTTATGTATTCTCAATTTGATAAGGCTGGTGCTAACAGATGGGATAGAGGTAAAAGCCTTACAGTATTTAATCATCCTAATGGCTATACTTTTTCCGGAGTTATATGTTTTGAGAGTGCTTTTGGTAATTTTGTAAGAAGGTTTGTATATGATGGAGCTCAGACTTTAGCTGTTATTACAGAAGATGCTTGGTCTTATAGCGATGAGTCTTTACTTCAGCATTTTTATATGTCTGTGTTTAGGGCTATAGAAAACAGAAGAGATATTGTTCATAATGGTAATTCAGGAGTTACAGGACATATATCAAGTACAGGTAAAATAATTTCAACGCTTCCTTTTTGGAAACCAGATTATATGATTGCTAATGTAGCTCTTAATGACAAAATTACTATATATACTAGATTCGGTGAATGGTTTGTATATCTTTGTATTATATCTATTATTTTGTTTGTGTTATCAGCTACAGCAAAAACTCTAATGGAATTAAAAGAAATTATTAAAAACCGTTTCTTTTTGAAAAAGTCTGTTGAAGATGAGTCTGTATTTGCTGTTATTCCTTCTGCTAAGAAAGTTGATGAATATATTAATAATGATAATAGTTATGATTTACCTAGTTTAGATGATTTAGATGATATTGTAAGCAGTAAAAATAAAGTTCATAAACCTGATGCTGCAGAAGAAAAAAAATATTCTAATAAATTAGATAACAATAAAAATATTAATAGAAATGATGTTATAGAACATCAAAATAAAGAAAATAAAAAAGATATTAGCAATAAAAAAATAGATCTATTTTCTGATAGTGCTGTAAATTATTCTAAAGATATGGCTGATATAATAAATAATTTAGAAAGCTACAGTATATTTGAAAAAGATAAATATACATCAGAAATATCTTCAGCTTTAACTAAAATCATAGAAGAAAATGATGAAAGGTTTAGCAGCAAGGATACAAAAAAGCAATAA
- a CDS encoding bacteriohemerythrin encodes MDNNNEQESTVFIKWVPLYETRHKLIDSQHKELVNIVNELYLATVDNNANTNEAFIKAIKKCIDYTQYHFKTEEKIMDLINYSDAENHKAMHKSFYLEIVDQIRKYEEGQPFVANKFIKFLKDWLLEHIGFQDKKFVNEIKEVLKKKEGN; translated from the coding sequence ATGGATAATAATAATGAACAAGAAAGTACCGTATTTATTAAATGGGTGCCTCTATATGAAACAAGGCATAAACTTATAGACAGTCAGCATAAAGAACTTGTTAATATTGTTAATGAGCTTTATCTTGCAACTGTTGATAATAATGCCAATACTAATGAAGCTTTTATTAAAGCTATAAAAAAATGTATAGACTATACTCAGTATCACTTCAAAACAGAAGAAAAAATAATGGATTTGATTAATTATTCAGATGCTGAGAATCACAAAGCTATGCATAAAAGTTTTTATTTGGAAATAGTTGATCAGATTAGAAAATATGAGGAAGGTCAGCCTTTTGTAGCAAATAAGTTTATTAAATTCTTAAAAGATTGGCTTTTGGAGCATATAGGTTTCCAAGATAAAAAATTTGTAAACGAAATCAAAGAAGTTTTAAAGAAAAAAGAAGGTAATTAA
- the ispE gene encoding 4-(cytidine 5'-diphospho)-2-C-methyl-D-erythritol kinase, producing MPTIKAPCKINISLDITSKRKDGYHFIESLFHTVNLYDIITIEKSDEYNITTSGKFALEDDKEENIVTKIFNHFKNNMNLNNNYNIHIEKNIPTGAGLGGGSSDAANIIKFFLSELNVNINDELIESFSSFGADIPFFIRGGCAWVSGIGEKIKNYDFILPYNIILIYPNIHVSTKLAYSKFTYDDFNKSDLFYIKNMLDNKNINFEKIVSKTYNVFENNVFNLEKRIKEIKNKAKHIIKRNVTMSGSGSSLFALYKNDDTVIEEDFKKLKNELDMDIYKLNLI from the coding sequence ATGCCTACAATAAAAGCACCATGCAAGATAAATATTTCTCTTGATATAACTTCAAAAAGAAAAGACGGATATCATTTTATAGAATCCTTATTTCATACAGTAAATTTATATGATATTATCACAATTGAAAAGTCTGATGAATATAATATTACAACAAGCGGTAAGTTTGCATTAGAAGATGATAAAGAAGAAAATATTGTAACAAAAATATTTAATCATTTTAAAAACAATATGAATCTTAATAATAATTATAATATACATATAGAAAAAAATATTCCTACCGGTGCAGGACTTGGGGGAGGATCATCTGATGCTGCTAATATTATTAAGTTTTTTTTATCCGAATTAAATGTTAATATTAATGATGAACTAATAGAATCTTTTTCTTCATTTGGTGCTGATATTCCTTTTTTTATAAGGGGAGGTTGTGCTTGGGTTTCAGGTATTGGTGAGAAAATAAAGAATTATGATTTTATACTTCCATATAATATTATTTTAATATATCCGAATATACATGTATCTACTAAATTAGCTTATTCAAAATTTACTTATGATGATTTTAATAAATCAGATTTATTTTATATAAAGAATATGCTTGATAATAAAAATATTAATTTTGAAAAAATAGTTTCAAAAACATATAATGTATTTGAGAATAATGTTTTTAATTTGGAAAAAAGAATAAAAGAGATAAAAAATAAAGCAAAGCATATAATTAAAAGAAATGTAACTATGAGCGGTTCTGGTTCTTCGCTTTTTGCTTTATATAAGAATGATGATACTGTAATTGAGGAAGATTTTAAAAAGTTAAAAAATGAACTTGATATGGATATATATAAATTGAATTTGATTTAA
- the cheB gene encoding chemotaxis-specific protein-glutamate methyltransferase CheB: MLGAIRILIAEDSKTVSALLNNVLANHYRIEVVSVVNNGIDAYKSIVSIKPDFVVMNIDLPLMGGIELLKLLKKENIQTNILIMSSLAQNKDLSSRALDLGAFDIIYKPRNMTADFIRENILSVILENTRNNTVSSDSAFDYNSVIFNSNAKEAVEIEDNEKTYMDKFDDNVKIIPYNQKQVATALSISFRKPFKAPLLVAIGISTGGPRALRIMLPSLPKDFPLPILISQHIPKEFSTSLISSLQDISNIKIKEAQVDEEILPSIVYISPGDKNMGIYMDSKGKLRIKFYPDPDKKFVYTPCVDYLFNTIDEVVKDKAIAIVMTGMGNDGTSGMTKLYNDNNLTIAQDKLSCTVYGMPRSAIESKVVHVVLSLYDIAEFLVQYLRGKLK, from the coding sequence ATGTTGGGGGCTATCAGAATACTTATAGCTGAGGATTCTAAAACGGTTAGTGCATTATTAAATAATGTATTAGCCAATCATTATAGAATAGAAGTTGTAAGTGTTGTGAATAATGGTATAGATGCATATAAATCTATAGTATCAATAAAGCCTGATTTTGTTGTTATGAATATAGATTTACCGCTAATGGGCGGAATAGAATTATTGAAGCTGCTGAAAAAAGAGAATATACAAACTAATATTTTGATTATGAGTTCTTTGGCACAGAATAAGGATTTATCATCCAGAGCTTTGGATTTAGGAGCTTTCGATATAATATATAAGCCTAGAAATATGACAGCAGATTTCATTAGGGAGAATATACTCAGTGTAATCTTGGAAAATACAAGAAATAATACTGTAAGTTCTGATTCAGCTTTTGATTATAATTCCGTTATTTTTAATAGCAATGCAAAAGAAGCCGTTGAAATTGAAGATAATGAAAAAACATATATGGATAAATTTGATGATAATGTCAAAATAATACCGTATAATCAAAAGCAAGTTGCAACAGCTTTAAGTATATCTTTTAGAAAACCTTTTAAAGCTCCTCTTTTAGTGGCAATAGGAATATCTACGGGAGGTCCTAGGGCACTTAGAATAATGCTTCCAAGTTTGCCTAAAGATTTTCCTCTGCCCATATTAATATCGCAGCATATACCTAAAGAATTTTCAACTTCTCTTATTTCTAGTTTGCAGGATATATCTAATATTAAAATTAAAGAGGCTCAGGTAGATGAAGAGATACTTCCGTCTATTGTATATATCTCTCCCGGTGATAAAAATATGGGAATATATATGGACAGCAAGGGAAAATTGAGAATTAAATTTTATCCTGATCCTGATAAAAAATTTGTTTATACTCCATGCGTGGATTATTTATTTAACACTATTGATGAGGTTGTAAAAGATAAAGCTATTGCTATTGTAATGACAGGTATGGGAAATGACGGCACTAGCGGTATGACTAAATTATATAATGATAATAATTTAACTATTGCTCAGGATAAATTAAGCTGCACAGTATATGGTATGCCTAGAAGTGCTATAGAGAGTAAAGTTGTGCATGTGGTATTATCACTTTATGATATTGCAGAATTTTTAGTACAGTATTTGAGAGGTAAACTTAAATGA
- a CDS encoding mannose-1-phosphate guanylyltransferase, whose translation MKKAVLIMAGGIGERLWPLSRESKPKQFLNIIENKSLIEQTIDRALKITNEENIFIITGKRYKDVFSKYMPSFKNIIYEPMGRDTAAAIALGAIYIKEKIGNAMIAVIPADPIIKNEDLFIQSIENAIEVSENTNEVVVVGINPNRAETGYGYIKIKDNIKDDVYDVDRFVEKPNYENACKFLEDGNYLWNSGMFIWSIDNILNSIKELMPDTYNKTLKTLEVENDSQKEEIFKTINKISFDFGIMEKLKNIKCIKSRFFWDDLGAFSSLGRIHNKDNNDNVIIGNVYAKEAKGNIIINDDNDTFIAINGVDNLTIVKSDGVLLIYPNNNDSKIKDILKDIREKDELKDKRDLL comes from the coding sequence ATGAAAAAAGCTGTACTTATAATGGCAGGAGGAATAGGAGAAAGATTATGGCCTCTAAGCAGAGAAAGCAAGCCTAAACAATTTTTAAATATTATAGAAAATAAATCTCTTATAGAACAAACAATAGACAGAGCATTAAAAATTACTAATGAAGAAAATATATTTATAATCACGGGCAAAAGATATAAAGATGTATTCAGCAAATATATGCCTTCTTTCAAAAATATAATATATGAACCAATGGGAAGAGATACAGCAGCAGCTATTGCATTAGGAGCTATTTATATAAAAGAGAAAATAGGAAATGCAATGATTGCCGTTATTCCGGCAGATCCTATAATAAAAAATGAGGATTTATTTATACAATCTATTGAAAATGCAATTGAAGTAAGTGAAAATACTAATGAAGTTGTGGTAGTAGGAATAAACCCAAACAGAGCAGAAACAGGATATGGATATATAAAAATAAAAGATAATATTAAAGATGATGTATATGATGTTGACAGATTCGTAGAAAAACCTAATTATGAAAATGCATGCAAATTTTTAGAGGACGGTAATTATCTATGGAACAGCGGAATGTTTATATGGTCTATAGATAATATCCTTAATTCAATAAAAGAATTAATGCCTGATACATACAATAAGACTCTAAAAACTTTAGAAGTTGAAAATGATAGTCAAAAGGAAGAAATATTCAAAACAATAAATAAAATATCTTTTGACTTTGGAATAATGGAAAAATTAAAAAATATTAAATGCATAAAATCAAGATTCTTTTGGGACGATCTGGGAGCTTTTTCATCACTTGGAAGAATACATAATAAAGATAATAATGATAATGTAATAATTGGAAATGTATATGCTAAAGAAGCAAAAGGAAATATCATAATTAATGATGATAATGACACTTTTATAGCAATAAATGGGGTTGATAATTTAACTATAGTAAAATCTGACGGAGTTCTTTTAATTTATCCGAATAATAATGACTCAAAAATTAAAGATATATTAAAAGATATAAGGGAAAAAGATGAATTAAAAGATAAAAGAGATTTGCTTTAA
- the priA gene encoding replication restart helicase PriA → MYVKVVFNLPIDKILTYKKPDEINDSLVGCRVVAPIKGKNNKGIVVEEVETIDGNYKIYPIKARIDLEPICSDKEFKLAKWMSNYYHSSFGEALFAALPVGTPAKKEKKAKPIPAKQKPYLKLNDEQEIVLKKINESIESNSPKTFLLHGVTGSGKTEVYLQAIKKVVDMGKQAIVILPEISLTPQTIKRFAERFEGKIAVLHSKLSPNSKYRYWQMIKKDEIKIVIGARSAIFSPTPNLGIIVIDEEHETSYKAGDTPRYHARQVAFYRKSQENATLLLGSATPSIESFYYASIGKIELLSLKKRAASVNMPEVKILDLKKEKRADAFPMITQKLAEEINRKLEKKEQIILFLNRKGYAPVVACSYCQRVLECPNCSVSLTYHKKKNVVMCHYCGYTQYLDELCDECKIGHFERIGSGTEKVEEHLNILFPNAAVERMDQDTVGGTKNYEKIFKRFSDGEIDILVGTQMIAKGLDFPNVTLVGVLLADMSLHIPDFRSAERTFNLITQVAGRSGRGEKNGIVYIQTYSPNNYSIECAKNHDYISFYNKEIENRKAPLNYPPFSRLIRLVIRGIDEKKVENDANKIADMLRMETYNHSDKIIILGATACAISKLNKYYRWNILIKTPSHSLLKNFFNKLNNSFTANKGNYIEIDIDPINML, encoded by the coding sequence ATGTATGTTAAAGTTGTTTTCAATCTGCCTATAGATAAAATACTTACATACAAAAAACCAGATGAGATTAATGATAGCTTGGTAGGATGTAGAGTTGTAGCTCCTATTAAAGGAAAAAATAATAAGGGTATTGTTGTAGAAGAAGTTGAAACTATAGACGGTAACTATAAAATATATCCTATCAAAGCTAGAATTGATCTTGAACCTATATGTTCAGATAAAGAATTCAAATTAGCTAAATGGATGAGTAATTATTATCATTCATCTTTCGGAGAAGCCCTATTTGCGGCACTTCCTGTAGGTACACCCGCAAAAAAAGAGAAGAAAGCTAAACCAATACCGGCAAAACAAAAACCATATTTAAAACTCAATGATGAACAAGAAATTGTATTAAAAAAAATAAATGAAAGTATAGAATCCAATAGCCCAAAAACTTTTTTACTTCATGGTGTAACAGGAAGCGGAAAAACAGAAGTATATCTGCAGGCTATAAAAAAAGTTGTTGATATGGGAAAGCAGGCTATAGTTATACTTCCTGAAATATCGCTCACTCCTCAAACTATAAAAAGATTTGCTGAAAGATTTGAAGGTAAAATAGCAGTACTTCACAGTAAATTATCGCCTAATTCTAAATATAGATATTGGCAGATGATAAAAAAAGATGAAATAAAAATTGTTATAGGGGCAAGAAGTGCAATATTCTCCCCTACTCCAAATTTAGGTATAATTGTTATAGATGAAGAACATGAAACAAGCTATAAAGCTGGAGATACGCCAAGATACCATGCAAGACAGGTAGCTTTTTATAGAAAATCGCAGGAAAATGCTACATTACTTTTGGGAAGTGCTACTCCTTCTATAGAAAGTTTTTATTATGCTTCTATAGGAAAAATAGAACTTCTAAGCCTAAAGAAAAGAGCGGCTTCGGTTAATATGCCTGAAGTTAAAATATTAGATTTAAAAAAAGAAAAAAGAGCAGATGCTTTTCCTATGATTACACAAAAATTGGCGGAAGAAATAAACAGAAAATTAGAGAAAAAAGAACAGATAATACTATTTCTTAATCGTAAAGGATATGCTCCTGTTGTTGCTTGTTCATATTGTCAAAGAGTTTTAGAATGCCCTAATTGTTCTGTATCTCTTACTTATCATAAAAAGAAAAATGTTGTTATGTGTCATTACTGCGGATATACTCAATATTTAGATGAGCTTTGTGATGAATGTAAAATAGGACATTTTGAGCGTATAGGAAGCGGTACTGAAAAAGTAGAAGAACATTTAAATATACTTTTTCCAAATGCTGCGGTGGAGAGAATGGATCAGGATACTGTAGGAGGCACAAAAAACTATGAAAAAATATTCAAAAGATTTTCTGATGGTGAAATAGATATACTTGTAGGAACTCAGATGATAGCTAAAGGGCTTGATTTTCCTAATGTTACTTTAGTAGGGGTACTTTTAGCGGATATGTCTCTTCATATACCAGATTTTAGAAGTGCTGAGAGAACTTTTAATCTCATTACTCAAGTAGCAGGAAGAAGCGGCAGGGGAGAGAAAAACGGAATAGTATATATTCAAACTTATTCTCCTAATAACTATAGTATAGAATGTGCTAAAAATCATGATTATATATCTTTTTATAATAAAGAAATAGAAAATAGAAAAGCACCTTTAAATTATCCGCCGTTTTCAAGACTCATAAGATTAGTAATAAGAGGAATAGATGAAAAAAAAGTGGAAAATGATGCAAATAAAATAGCAGATATGCTTAGAATGGAAACTTATAATCATTCCGATAAAATAATAATTCTAGGAGCAACAGCATGTGCAATAAGTAAATTAAATAAATATTACAGATGGAATATTCTTATAAAAACACCTTCTCATTCTCTGCTAAAAAATTTCTTTAATAAACTAAATAATAGTTTTACAGCAAACAAAGGTAATTACATAGAAATAGATATAGACCCAATAAATATGCTTTAA
- the hslV gene encoding ATP-dependent protease subunit HslV, giving the protein MFKGTTICAVCRDGVTAIAGDGQVTLGETVMKPNAVKLRKLYGGKVISGFAGSTADAFTLFEKFEKRLQEFSGDLTRAAVELAREWRTDKMLRNLQALIIVASKDKMLLLSGNGDVIESENNILAIGSGGQYAKAAAMALSENTDLSAKEIARKSLEIASKICIYTNSNISLEVIE; this is encoded by the coding sequence ATGTTTAAAGGCACTACAATATGTGCAGTATGCAGAGACGGAGTTACGGCAATAGCTGGAGACGGACAGGTTACATTGGGTGAAACCGTGATGAAGCCTAATGCAGTTAAATTAAGAAAATTATATGGCGGCAAAGTTATATCTGGTTTTGCCGGATCTACTGCCGATGCATTTACATTATTTGAGAAATTTGAAAAAAGACTTCAGGAATTTTCAGGTGATTTAACCAGAGCAGCAGTTGAGCTTGCCCGTGAATGGAGAACTGATAAGATGCTTAGAAATTTGCAGGCTTTAATCATAGTAGCAAGCAAAGATAAGATGCTTTTACTTTCAGGTAACGGCGATGTTATAGAAAGTGAAAATAACATATTAGCTATTGGAAGCGGCGGTCAGTATGCTAAGGCGGCTGCTATGGCATTAAGTGAAAATACAGATCTTTCTGCTAAAGAAATAGCTAGAAAATCACTTGAAATAGCTTCTAAAATATGTATATACACTAATAGTAATATTTCTTTGGAGGTAATAGAATAA
- a CDS encoding TraR/DksA family transcriptional regulator has product MTAKKLKKFKDLLLEEKRKTLDELLSGNETYEALKDDSHGDMVDIAFQAYEKQNLMNFSQKEKDKLDMLNNALKRIEDGTYGKCIDCKEEINEERLTALPYTLRCVNCMSKYEDKKRREKM; this is encoded by the coding sequence ATGACTGCTAAGAAGTTAAAAAAATTTAAAGATTTACTATTAGAAGAAAAGAGAAAAACTTTAGATGAATTATTGAGCGGAAATGAGACTTATGAAGCTCTTAAAGATGATTCTCATGGCGATATGGTAGATATAGCGTTTCAGGCTTATGAGAAACAAAATCTAATGAATTTCTCTCAAAAAGAAAAAGATAAGTTAGATATGCTTAACAATGCACTTAAGAGAATAGAAGACGGTACTTATGGTAAATGTATAGATTGTAAAGAAGAAATTAATGAGGAAAGATTAACTGCTTTGCCTTATACTTTAAGATGTGTAAACTGCATGTCTAAATATGAAGACAAAAAGCGTCGTGAAAAAATGTAA
- the hslU gene encoding ATP-dependent protease ATPase subunit HslU, with protein sequence MSFDAKLESELTPRKIVDALDQYIIGQTEAKRSVAIALRNRYRRRHLPEDLKDEVAPKNIILIGPTGVGKTEIARRLAKLVNAPFIKVEATKYTEVGYVGRDVESMVRDLVNVAIFDLKTAMMKEVEKEATEIALDKLAKLLLPSVKKENDEKISEEEAEKKKNAREQIKKRIANGDFDESYVEIKISSGNNRMFGIIPGMGFEESDMIQSMVGSIMPSNKKHKRLRVKEAKKYLINEASESLIDMDKITSDALNLTENMGIIFLDEIDKIASGNKTDSADVARHGVQRDLLPIVEGTTVNTRYGPVKTDHILFIAAGAFHINKPSDLIPELQGRFPIRVELKALSKDDFKDILVNPKNAITKQYQELLKTEGVTIEFEEEALSAIADIAYNINTNVENIGARRLYTIMEKVFEEISFSADEHKGEFIKINADNIKDAMKDIEDNRDISRYIL encoded by the coding sequence ATGTCATTTGATGCGAAATTAGAAAGCGAACTTACACCTAGAAAAATAGTAGATGCTTTAGATCAATATATAATAGGACAGACAGAGGCTAAACGCTCCGTTGCTATAGCTTTGAGAAATAGATATAGAAGAAGACATTTGCCTGAAGATTTAAAAGATGAGGTTGCTCCTAAAAATATAATTCTTATAGGACCTACAGGGGTTGGTAAAACTGAAATAGCCAGAAGACTTGCTAAATTAGTAAATGCTCCTTTTATTAAGGTTGAGGCTACAAAATATACTGAAGTTGGTTATGTAGGAAGAGATGTTGAAAGTATGGTAAGGGATTTAGTTAATGTTGCCATATTCGATTTAAAAACAGCCATGATGAAAGAAGTAGAGAAAGAGGCTACAGAAATAGCATTAGATAAATTAGCTAAATTACTTCTTCCCTCTGTAAAAAAAGAAAATGATGAAAAGATATCTGAAGAAGAGGCAGAAAAAAAGAAAAATGCCAGAGAACAGATAAAAAAGCGTATAGCTAATGGTGATTTTGATGAAAGTTATGTTGAAATAAAAATATCATCAGGGAATAATAGGATGTTTGGTATAATTCCGGGTATGGGATTTGAAGAAAGCGATATGATTCAGTCTATGGTTGGAAGTATTATGCCTTCAAATAAAAAACATAAACGTTTGAGAGTTAAAGAGGCTAAGAAATATTTAATTAATGAGGCTTCAGAATCTCTTATAGATATGGATAAAATTACATCCGATGCTTTAAATCTTACAGAAAATATGGGTATAATATTTTTAGATGAGATAGATAAAATTGCAAGCGGCAATAAAACAGATAGTGCCGATGTTGCTCGTCATGGAGTTCAAAGAGATTTGCTTCCTATAGTAGAAGGTACTACAGTTAATACAAGATATGGTCCTGTAAAAACTGATCATATACTATTTATAGCAGCAGGTGCTTTCCATATAAATAAACCTTCCGATTTGATACCGGAACTTCAAGGCCGATTTCCTATAAGAGTTGAGTTAAAGGCTTTATCAAAAGATGATTTTAAGGATATACTTGTAAATCCTAAGAATGCCATAACAAAACAATATCAGGAATTATTAAAAACTGAAGGTGTAACAATAGAATTTGAGGAAGAAGCTTTATCAGCAATAGCCGATATAGCATATAATATAAATACCAATGTTGAAAATATAGGTGCTAGAAGACTTTATACTATTATGGAAAAAGTTTTTGAGGAGATTTCTTTCAGTGCTGATGAACATAAGGGTGAATTTATAAAAATTAATGCCGATAATATAAAAGATGCTATGAAAGATATCGAAGATAATAGAGATATAAGCAGATATATATTGTAG